The DNA region GGGTAATACCGAACGAGTGGTGGCATTTTGACTTTAAAGGCTGGCAGCGTTACGATCTGCTCGATATCCCCTTTGAAAAGCTGTAGGCCCCGCGGGTTTTAATGCACTTAATAGCCGGTCTAAGCTTTCTTTTGTTGCCCAGCTGCTCAGTACCACCCGGTTCAAAGGCCTTCCTTTATGGTCCGGATAGGGAAAAGAGGAAATGAGGATCTGCTGTTCCAGCAGCATGGCGTACAATTCGGGGTCCTGACTAAAATAAACCGGGTAACCGGGTATAAAGTTCCAATCCCCGGAGTCAATTTTACCTGAAAAATAATGCATCAGCTCCTGCAGTTTCCCGAGTTCGTCACGATAAATGTCTGCAGCCTGCATAAAAGCATAAAGCCCTGCTGCCGCCGGTGGCGATGCGCCCAAAAATGCGTTGCTGCGCTTTAGCATGCCGATGACCCCGGTACTGCCCAATATAATGCCCGCATCTATTCCGAGCGCTTTGGCCATAGAAGCCACCACCGTTACTTTAACATTTGGCAATACGGGGATGGTGTTTAAGACGCCCCTGCCCTTATCGATCAAGCCTATGCCATGTGAATCGTCCACAATTAAAAACAACTCATTTTCAGGAAGGATGTCCCTCAAAAAAGAAAAATCGTATTGCTCCGGGAAAAGGTTGTTTAGAGAATTGCTGATCAGCACCCATTTATTTTGCGGACTTCCATTAATGCGCTCAACTGTTTTTTTAGCCCATGCTGAAAAACCACCCCTAGTTTCGGGAGCTCCGTTTAACCACAGCGCAGGATGGGTTTGAGGCGCATAGATCAGGTGTTCGGAGGCAAAGGCCCTGACCAGCAGCTGAGCCGCCAGATAACCGCTGGACGTAATGAGCGCGGCCTCTGCACCAAAATATTCAGCGGCATAAGCCTCGGCTTCGTTATAAATCCCGAGCTGCACGTTGTTGCCCCTGCTGGTGCCATTGTTAAGACCGAATTTTTTAAGCCCATCCTGGTAATGTCCGATAAAGGCGGAATTTTGAGGAATGCCCAGATAGGCCGTGCCGCTAAAATACAGGTAGTCCTGCCCTTGTATATTGATATTCAGGGAAAGCGGACCCTGAATATTGGTCAGTTCCACATTAAAACTGCTCATGGATATAGGTCATAATGCGCACCATTTCTTTTCTGACTTCGGTGGCAGAGGTTACATAATTGTTGTTCATAAAGGAAAAGATAAAGGTTTTTCCTTTTTTAGTGCGGATAAAGCCGCTTTGGTTATGCACCCCGGAAAGCGTTCCGGTTTTGCCAAAAACAAAAGGCTTATCGGTTTTGGGATAGGCATTTTTTAAGGTGCCGCTTTTCCCTCCGGCAGGGATCATGTTAAACAGCTTTTCGGGGTTATTGAGCTCTTTATAGATCATGTCCAGCAGCTTAACCACAGACCTGGGCGTAAACAGATTGTACCTGGACAGGCCGGATCCATCTGCCCAGCGGGGCTTATCGGGCAGGGCCGAAAGATATGTTTTTTCGATATGGGAAATGGCTTTATGGGTATTCAGCTCTTCGCCAAGCTGGTTGGCACAAACCAGCAGGAGCTGTTCGGCTATAAAATTATCACTCGGCAGCATCATTTCCTTCAGCACAGTATCCCGGTTTAAATTGAAGATTGTTCTGGCATCCAGTGGCATTTTCAGGCTGGCCAGTCCTACCGGTTTATGAAGGGTATCGGAAAGCAGGCTCAGGGTAAGCGGAAGGCTTACCTTATAAGGCACATCCTGGGTATAGCTTTCAGGAATGACCATAAGCGGGTATTTAAAATGGTTGCTGTTGAAATCCCGGACAAGCCCGAACGTTTGCCCTATAGCTGCAGAATCTGCCCCTAAACAATCTTTAAATAAGGCCGGGAGCAGGGTTATTTTTCCTTTTTCGGCCTTCACATGCAGCAGGTTGTCCATGAGTGGCAATTCATTTATTTCGGCCTGGTAATAATCGTTGTAGTCGTCCCACTGCCATCCGCTGCCATAAAAATCGCCGGTATACCTGCCCGGGGCATAAAACAGTTTTTTAGCCGCCGATTTTAAGAACTCTGCCGCCCGTGTGCCTTTGAGCTTGCTCTGTAAAAAAGAGGGGTCGCCAGTGCCCCAGAAGATGAGTGAATCGCCGCGCTCTACATACCTTAAAGAAGGGATAGAATCGGGCAGCATTTTCAAGCTGGCATAAAAGGTGAACAGTTTGGTATTTGAGGCGGGTGTGAAATACTGATCGGCATTCTTTTCAAACAGCATATGTCCGCTGGCCAGGTCGTATAAAGCAAAGCCTGAGTAATGATGTTTCAATACCGGCGCGCTGGCAAAGACCTTTTTAACACCCCTGGAAATGCGTTTTTCTGTGGAGCAGCCCATACAAAAAAGCAAGAGGGAAAAGCCTGCAAAAAGCAGTATTTTGAGCCCCCGAATTTTTACTGTAATACTTTTATATCCGGATACAATCATACTGCTACTAATTTATTAATTTAGTTTAATGAAATTGTTAATGCGCCTGATTAATTTCAGTCAACTCCGGGTTTTCTTGTGGGTCATGATGGTTCAGACCGGTGCGGCAATTCAGCTGCTGGCGCAGGATTTTTACTTTAAAGGAAACAAAAGCAAGGATGCCATTTCTTTCGCCCTGGTTAAAAACCTGGTCATCGTGCCGGTATACCTCAATAACCATGGCCCTTTCAATTTCATCTTAGACACCGGTGTAGGACCTATGATCATTACCGATCCGAAACTGATTGACAGCCTGGGCCTCAGGGTTTCGCGGACGCTGGAAATATCGGGCCTGGGGAGCGGCGCCAAAATTGATGCTTTCATTGCCAATGATGTATCGGTCAGGGTTGGCAATGCCTGGATAGACAACATGCCCACGGCGATATTAAAACAGGATATTTTTGGGCTGTCTAACTACCTTGGCACCAAGATCTACGGACTTTTAGGTTATCATTTTTTTAAAAGTTTTGTTGTTCAGCTGAATTATTCGGGTAAAAGAATGGTTTTTGGCCATCCCTGGGCCTTCAGAAAAATAAAAGGGGAAAGGGTGCCTATCGAGATCGAAAACAGCAAGCCGTATGTGAACATCGACATTGAAACGGCTGAGCAGGGCCACCTGACCGTAAAAACACTGATGGACAATGGGGCAAGCCATGCCATCTCGCTGGAGCGGTTAAAAGAGGAGCCTTTTCCGGTACCAGCCTCTTCCATATCGGCCAATCTGGGCGTGGGCATGAGCGGGCCTATTGCCGGAAATATCGGCCGCGTTTCGTCGCTCACGATCGGAGGCTTTAAGCTGAAAGGTGTCCTGGCTTCTTATCCCAGGTATGACGATGTTGCGGCCAAGGTGATCCTGAAAGACCGCAACGGAAACCTTGGGGCCGATATACTGAGTCGTTTTAACATTACGTTTGATTATGCCGACAACTCCATATACCTGCGGAAGAACGGGCAGTTTAACCGCCCCTTTGAGCACGACATGTCGGGCATAGAAGTTTACCTGCAGGAAGATAAAACCAGACGCTATTTTGTAGGGAGGATAGAGCCCGGTTCACCGGCAGACCTGGCGGGAATCAAGGCAGATGATGAGATCATACTGATCAATTTCTCCCCTGCGGCCAGCTTTAAGCTCGACGATATCAATAACCTGTTCAAATCGGCCGATGGGAAAACCATCATCTTATCCATATACCGCGATAAGGAAATTGATGTGAAGGTGTTTAAGCTCAAACAAAGAATTTAAAGGATTCTTTTAACTTTGCAGCCTACGATCCGAGATATGACGAAATCCTTTATACTGAGTGCCCTGAGTGCCCTTGCTTTGTTCATCTGCAGCTGTAACCCGAACCCCAAAAACCCCGGCAAGGCAAGTCCTGATAAGCCGGTTGATGAGCCTCTGCCGGTTACCGGAAGGGAGCCTTTTGATCCTATTATTGGCATTAAATTTTACGAGGTAAAGCGTCGTTTCAGTACCGGGCTTTCTTTCAATGAAATTGGTTTTCAACAGGAACCTTCCTGGATCATCCGGTTTAAGTCGAGGGACACGATAGAGGCCTACAGTCCGCAGTTCGACCGTATGCAAAGCTTTTACCTGCATTTTGACCATAAGAATGTGTACAATTTTGCCAAAGAATGGTTCAGGATAAAAAAGATCAGCAAGGATAGCCTCGTGTTTCAGCGGCTGCATTTAACCGGTCGCGAAATCTCGAAAGACATCCGCTCGGACGTGAACCTGACCTGGTACTCGGAAGATTACATACATAAGGTACTCAAAACCACGGTAGAGGAGCTGCAACGTCCCACAAAAGCCGATACGCTTTATATACAGGAACTGGCAGACAAATCGGCCCTGGACCCGGGAAATGCCAAAACTGCCTTTGGGGCCCGGCAGCCGGTGGAATTTGTTCCTGTAAGCAAAATCATCCATGTGAAAAAGCTCAGTACAGTGGATAAGCTGCTCGGAAGAACGGAGTCCTACGATTACCTTTTTCCCCGCTACAGGATTGATATTGTGAATGCCTACGACGATTTTGGCTATGATTTTTCGATAATTGTGGATGCAAAAGGCAAAATTCACCTGGGTGCTTTCCATACCAGTTTTCAGGAAAATTACGGGCCCCGCAAGAAAACACTCGAGGCGATCATCAACGTTTACCTGCAAAACCTATTGCAGGTTAGCCCCGGCAAAACACTCGGAATTCCACATTCCAGCGAGGTTAATTTAGTGGTTACCGGCCGCAAACGGGCAAAATAAGGCTGGTTTTATTTTATATTTATCAAAAAATGAAGCATTTGCATGTTATCAAAAAATAATATGTACATTGCAGACTTAATTTTAATAAATAAATACAATGCAAGAAGGAACAGTAAAATTTTTTAATGTGACCAAAGGTTTCGGTTTTATTATCCCAGCTAATGGTGACAACGAAATTTTTGTACATTCAACAGGCCTTATCGACGAAATTCGTGAAAACGACAAAGTTGAATATGACGTTGAAAACGGCAAAAAAGGATTGAATGCGATTAATGTTAAAGTAATCTAGATTATTAAAAACATAAATTGGACAGCATCGCGGATAACCCGCGATGCTTTTTTGTTTTAAAGGCTGTTGGTTATTTATGGTTTTTGATGACCTCAAAAAGCAGCTCCGGCTCGTTGGTGGTAATAAATTCTACGTTGTTGTCCAGCAGCCATTTCATTTCTGCCTCGTTGTTTACGGTCCAGGCATTTATGGTGAGCCCCAGCTCTTTTGCTTTTTTGAACCACTCCCCTTTCTGGTAAACACTGTAGTGGTAGTCGGCACCGCTCATGTTTGCGGCTTTCAGTTCTTCGAGCGATTTATCGCCTTTAAGATAGGCAATATGGGCTTCTGGTGCAATTTCACGTAGCCTCAGCATGGTGTCCCAGCTAAAGCTGATGTAATCTACCCAGGCTTCAGCCTTTAACTTTTTAACCATGGCCACACAGGCGTCTGTAAGTGCTATATCCCCTGCTTTACCCGTTTTGGTCGGCTTGATCTCGAAAACCAGGCGGGTACCTTTTTGTTTGATCCCTTCTTTGATATAGGCTTCTGCAGTAGGGATGGACTCCCCGTTACTCAGCTTTTTCTGAAGCAATTCAGCATAGGTAGATTGTTCGATGTGCAGGCCCTGAAAATCGGCATCATGATTCACCACAAGCACCTTGTCTTTGGTCATATGCACATCAAATTCACTACCATGACAGCCCAGGCGGATAGCCTCTTTTAAGGATGCTATAGAGTTCTCCGGAAGGTTTTGTTTTTTCCAGGCGCCGCGGTGTGCAATAACTACATTCTTGTTCCAGGTTTTGATTGCTTTCGTCTTTTTTTGGGCGAAAGCACTATTTAATGTTACTGCCATCAGAATAATGACTAAAGATGAGTGTTTCATATGTTGTGTTTTTTTTACTAAAATATCATTTAAAAGGCAATATTGAAAGCTTATTTAAGTTAATTTAACATTACGAGCTTATGAGCAAACCTATATTAGTGCTTTACTTTTATCAAAAAATTGCTGACTTTTAAGCTTTCAGGTTTTACAGATCAGGATGAACAGCAACTACGAGCTTTTGATTTCAAAAATTAATGAGTTTACACAGAAGTTTTACCTCAATAAACTGCTGCGTGGCCTGATCTATACAGCCGCGCTGCTCCTGGCCCTATACCTGATCCTGTTCGTATTGATTTATTATCTACAGCCCGGTCCGGCAACCAAAACCGCCTTGTTTTTTGGGTTTGTAACCATAGGCGTCCTGGCCACTTCATGGCTGATCATCAGTCCGGCCCTCTCCTATTTCAAAATGGGTAAAAACCTGAGTATTGAGCAGGCCTCGGCCATTATTGGCCATCATTTTTTCAGCATCAAAGACAAGCTGCTGAATACCCTGCAGCTGAAAGCAATGGCCGAGGCCTCGACTGAACACAATGCCCTTATCCTGGCGGGTATAGACCAGAAGATTGCGGAGCTGAGGCCTATTCCTTTTACCAATGCCATTAAGCTGGCCGACAATAAAAAATACATGAAGTATTTTCTGGTCCCGGCCTCGGTTATTGTGCTGATTGCCATCATTGCGCCGGCAATTTTAAAGGAAGGCACCAGTAGCCTGATACAGTACAATACACAGATTTTGCCCAAAGCACCCTTCAATTTTGTGTTGCTGAATACCAATCTCGGCGTGGCGCAAGGCGATGATGTGAAACTGGAGCTGAAACTAACCGGCAACGAAATCCCACAGGATGTTTATGTGAGCATTGGGGCAAACACCTATAAGCTGGAAAAAGAAAGCACGACAACATTCTACCATACCTTTAAGAACATCCAGAAGAGTATGGTCCTTTCTTTTTCTGCAGGAGGCTTCGATTCAAAGGAATACAGCATCACCGTAAATCCGAAACCTTCGGTATTGATGCTTAGGGCCCGGCTGAAATACCCGGCCTATCTGAACAAAAAAGACGAAATCCTTCAAAATGCGGGCGACCTGCTCCTGCCGGAGGGAACCCATGTGAGCTGGCAGATGGAAACCAGGAATACCAGGGCACTGACTTTTATACTGGACGGTAAAGCCCAGGTACTTTCGGGAGAAAACAACCTCTTTACCTATACCAGGACCATTCGGCAGGCTTCGGCATACAGCATTATCCCAGAAAACAGTTTCAGCAGCAGCGATTCCTTAAGCCACCAGATCAATGTGATCAAAGATGAATTCCCTGGTATTTCTGTAATGGAAACGCCGGACTCATTGAGTAGCAAGGCTTTATATTTTTCAGGCCATATCAGTGATGACCATGGCTTCAGCGCCTTAAAATTCAAATACCAGGTAAAGGAAAATGGCAAGGTTAAAAAAACGGTGACATCGCTGATCCCCGTTAAGAAAAACCAGCTGGAAAACACATTCTTTTACTTTTGGAACCTGAAGGAAAGCCAGCTGGAACCCGGGCAAACGCTGGAGTATTATTTCGAAGTATCGGATAATGATGGGGTTAACGGGCCCAAATCGGCTAAATCAGAAATCCGTTTGCTTGCGGTGCCAACGGCAAGAGAAGCTGCAGCAAAAATTAATGAAAGCAGCCAGGCCCTGAAACAGCAAATGGAAAAAACCATTAAACTGGCCGGCCAGGTGGAAAAAGAAAGCAAGAAACTGGCAGAAACATTACTGGACAAAAAGCAACTTACATTTGACGACAAAAAACAAATTGAACAGCTGCTGAACAAACAGAAACAGCTGGAAGAGGCCGTTAAAGACATCAATAACCTGAACAAGAAAAACAGTCTGGATAAGGAAGAAAACGGCGCCCTGAAGGAGGAGCTTGCTGAAAAGCAGAAAAAAATAGATGATCTGTTTAACAATGTGCTGGATGAAAAGACCAAAGCCTTGCTGGAAAAGCTGCAGAATTTAATGGACCAGAACAATAAAGACCAGGCCCGGAATGAGCTTTCCAAAATGCAGATGGATAACAAATCGCTTAAAAACGAGCTGGACCGCATTTTAGAATTGTACAAACAACTTGAATTTGAGCAGAACCTGCAAAATCAAATCGACCGGCTCAACGAGTTGGCCAAGGTACAAAAGGAACAGGCCAAACAGAGTTTAAGCAAGAGCGCACAGTCACCGGAGCTGAAAGACCAGCAGAAAGCGCTATCCAGATCTTTTGAGGAACTACAGAAAGACCTGAAAAAACTGGAACAAAAAAACCAGGAACTTGAACGGCCCAATCCTTTTCAAAACCCGGAAAAGGAAACCAGGGACATCAAACAGCAGCAGCAGGAAAGTGAAAGCCAGCTGGATAAAAACGACCGTAAAAAAGCGTCGGAGCAGCAGCAAAAAGCCGGAGAGCAGATGGAACAGCTGGCAAAAAAAATGGAAGAAATGCAGCAGGAATCGGCCGAAATGGAAAATAACCTGAATGCACAGGAACTCCGTCAGTTGCTGGAAAATCTGCTGAAAACTTCATTTGACCAGGAAAAAGTAATGTTGAACCTCAAACGTTTGAGCAGCAGTGACCCTCAGTACACGGTCAATGTTCAGAAACAGCGCGCAATAAAAGACAATGTGAAAACCATTGCAGACAGTCTTTTTTCTTTGAGCAAAAGGGTGCCGCAGATCGAAACTGCCGTAAATGAGGAAATGCAGAAGATCAATTTCAATATGGACAAAAGCCTGGAAAACCTGGGTGAAAGAAATAC from Pedobacter africanus includes:
- a CDS encoding glycerophosphodiester phosphodiesterase; its protein translation is MKHSSLVIILMAVTLNSAFAQKKTKAIKTWNKNVVIAHRGAWKKQNLPENSIASLKEAIRLGCHGSEFDVHMTKDKVLVVNHDADFQGLHIEQSTYAELLQKKLSNGESIPTAEAYIKEGIKQKGTRLVFEIKPTKTGKAGDIALTDACVAMVKKLKAEAWVDYISFSWDTMLRLREIAPEAHIAYLKGDKSLEELKAANMSGADYHYSVYQKGEWFKKAKELGLTINAWTVNNEAEMKWLLDNNVEFITTNEPELLFEVIKNHK
- a CDS encoding aspartyl protease family protein, whose translation is MMVQTGAAIQLLAQDFYFKGNKSKDAISFALVKNLVIVPVYLNNHGPFNFILDTGVGPMIITDPKLIDSLGLRVSRTLEISGLGSGAKIDAFIANDVSVRVGNAWIDNMPTAILKQDIFGLSNYLGTKIYGLLGYHFFKSFVVQLNYSGKRMVFGHPWAFRKIKGERVPIEIENSKPYVNIDIETAEQGHLTVKTLMDNGASHAISLERLKEEPFPVPASSISANLGVGMSGPIAGNIGRVSSLTIGGFKLKGVLASYPRYDDVAAKVILKDRNGNLGADILSRFNITFDYADNSIYLRKNGQFNRPFEHDMSGIEVYLQEDKTRRYFVGRIEPGSPADLAGIKADDEIILINFSPAASFKLDDINNLFKSADGKTIILSIYRDKEIDVKVFKLKQRI
- a CDS encoding cold-shock protein, translating into MQEGTVKFFNVTKGFGFIIPANGDNEIFVHSTGLIDEIRENDKVEYDVENGKKGLNAINVKVI
- a CDS encoding aminotransferase class I/II-fold pyridoxal phosphate-dependent enzyme, with amino-acid sequence MSSFNVELTNIQGPLSLNINIQGQDYLYFSGTAYLGIPQNSAFIGHYQDGLKKFGLNNGTSRGNNVQLGIYNEAEAYAAEYFGAEAALITSSGYLAAQLLVRAFASEHLIYAPQTHPALWLNGAPETRGGFSAWAKKTVERINGSPQNKWVLISNSLNNLFPEQYDFSFLRDILPENELFLIVDDSHGIGLIDKGRGVLNTIPVLPNVKVTVVASMAKALGIDAGIILGSTGVIGMLKRSNAFLGASPPAAAGLYAFMQAADIYRDELGKLQELMHYFSGKIDSGDWNFIPGYPVYFSQDPELYAMLLEQQILISSFPYPDHKGRPLNRVVLSSWATKESLDRLLSALKPAGPTAFQRGYRADRNAASL
- a CDS encoding D-alanyl-D-alanine carboxypeptidase/D-alanyl-D-alanine-endopeptidase, whose protein sequence is MIVSGYKSITVKIRGLKILLFAGFSLLLFCMGCSTEKRISRGVKKVFASAPVLKHHYSGFALYDLASGHMLFEKNADQYFTPASNTKLFTFYASLKMLPDSIPSLRYVERGDSLIFWGTGDPSFLQSKLKGTRAAEFLKSAAKKLFYAPGRYTGDFYGSGWQWDDYNDYYQAEINELPLMDNLLHVKAEKGKITLLPALFKDCLGADSAAIGQTFGLVRDFNSNHFKYPLMVIPESYTQDVPYKVSLPLTLSLLSDTLHKPVGLASLKMPLDARTIFNLNRDTVLKEMMLPSDNFIAEQLLLVCANQLGEELNTHKAISHIEKTYLSALPDKPRWADGSGLSRYNLFTPRSVVKLLDMIYKELNNPEKLFNMIPAGGKSGTLKNAYPKTDKPFVFGKTGTLSGVHNQSGFIRTKKGKTFIFSFMNNNYVTSATEVRKEMVRIMTYIHEQF
- a CDS encoding DUF4175 family protein, coding for MNSNYELLISKINEFTQKFYLNKLLRGLIYTAALLLALYLILFVLIYYLQPGPATKTALFFGFVTIGVLATSWLIISPALSYFKMGKNLSIEQASAIIGHHFFSIKDKLLNTLQLKAMAEASTEHNALILAGIDQKIAELRPIPFTNAIKLADNKKYMKYFLVPASVIVLIAIIAPAILKEGTSSLIQYNTQILPKAPFNFVLLNTNLGVAQGDDVKLELKLTGNEIPQDVYVSIGANTYKLEKESTTTFYHTFKNIQKSMVLSFSAGGFDSKEYSITVNPKPSVLMLRARLKYPAYLNKKDEILQNAGDLLLPEGTHVSWQMETRNTRALTFILDGKAQVLSGENNLFTYTRTIRQASAYSIIPENSFSSSDSLSHQINVIKDEFPGISVMETPDSLSSKALYFSGHISDDHGFSALKFKYQVKENGKVKKTVTSLIPVKKNQLENTFFYFWNLKESQLEPGQTLEYYFEVSDNDGVNGPKSAKSEIRLLAVPTAREAAAKINESSQALKQQMEKTIKLAGQVEKESKKLAETLLDKKQLTFDDKKQIEQLLNKQKQLEEAVKDINNLNKKNSLDKEENGALKEELAEKQKKIDDLFNNVLDEKTKALLEKLQNLMDQNNKDQARNELSKMQMDNKSLKNELDRILELYKQLEFEQNLQNQIDRLNELAKVQKEQAKQSLSKSAQSPELKDQQKALSRSFEELQKDLKKLEQKNQELERPNPFQNPEKETRDIKQQQQESESQLDKNDRKKASEQQQKAGEQMEQLAKKMEEMQQESAEMENNLNAQELRQLLENLLKTSFDQEKVMLNLKRLSSSDPQYTVNVQKQRAIKDNVKTIADSLFSLSKRVPQIETAVNEEMQKINFNMDKSLENLGERNTAAANRNQQYTMTSINNLSLMLNEALDQLQNMMKNSKGGGKSSKKQSMKQLEQLQQQLNSKMQQAREQMQKNGNKGNVPKGSMSEEFAKMAQQQQMIREALQKINREDNKDGKGPLGNLNQMIQDMKETEADLVNKRIEQQTMNRQKELLLKLLDAEKAEREQEQDAKRESKAGHDFPPSYKQMLEKFKLQQKNETEWLQKLPPNLNHYYKNKITEYFKLLNSGQ